In the Klebsiella aerogenes KCTC 2190 genome, one interval contains:
- a CDS encoding amino acid permease, which yields MTEHQREGLVHPATDGECPSQLKRGLGARHIQMIALGGAIGTGLFMGAGRNIAVAGTSILLIYLLVGFFTYMVMRAMGELLLTRLDYRSFADFVGDYLGPQASFYLGWTYWLSWVVTCIADVVVCGSYMQYWFPEMSAWMPALSTLGILFLFNLLSVKMFGEAEFWFALIKVITIIALILTGAWMIAIGWTSPDGVKASLGHITDPTAFMPHGVTGFFAGFQIAIFSFTGIELLGTMTAETRDPERILPKAINALPLRIIIFYLLSMVVIIAVASWPGVSPDASPFVTLFAKAGLPAAAAVINFVALTSAMSSANSGVYSSTRMLYGLSVEKHAHWQFRILSRNTRIPVRSLLFSCFCMLSGTLLLFLVPNVMTLFTIVSTLAAIMVVFSWGMILVAYLVYRHKRPDLHARSKFKMPAGVVMCWLSLLFFAFSIFIMIFDPDTLLALMASPLWFVALWCFWKVKQKREGQLALDNASA from the coding sequence ATGACTGAACATCAACGAGAGGGGCTGGTTCATCCTGCCACCGACGGGGAGTGCCCGTCGCAGCTCAAACGCGGCCTTGGCGCCCGGCACATTCAGATGATTGCGCTGGGCGGCGCTATCGGCACCGGACTGTTTATGGGGGCGGGCAGAAACATCGCCGTCGCCGGAACATCCATTCTGCTTATCTATCTACTGGTAGGTTTCTTTACCTATATGGTGATGCGGGCGATGGGGGAGCTGTTGCTGACCCGCCTGGATTACCGTTCGTTTGCGGATTTCGTCGGCGACTATCTTGGCCCGCAGGCCAGTTTCTATCTGGGCTGGACCTACTGGCTTAGCTGGGTGGTGACCTGTATCGCCGACGTGGTGGTTTGCGGCAGCTATATGCAGTACTGGTTTCCGGAGATGTCGGCATGGATGCCCGCGTTGAGTACGCTTGGGATCCTGTTCTTGTTTAATTTGTTGTCGGTAAAAATGTTCGGCGAGGCCGAATTCTGGTTTGCGCTGATTAAGGTCATCACCATTATTGCGCTGATTTTAACCGGCGCGTGGATGATTGCTATCGGCTGGACTTCGCCGGACGGCGTGAAGGCTTCGTTAGGCCATATCACCGACCCGACGGCCTTTATGCCGCACGGGGTGACCGGTTTCTTCGCCGGTTTCCAGATAGCGATCTTCTCCTTCACCGGTATTGAGCTGCTCGGCACCATGACGGCGGAAACACGCGATCCTGAGCGCATCCTGCCGAAGGCGATTAACGCGCTGCCGCTGCGCATCATTATTTTCTATCTGCTGTCGATGGTGGTGATTATTGCCGTGGCTTCATGGCCGGGCGTCTCGCCGGATGCCAGTCCGTTCGTGACCCTGTTCGCCAAGGCCGGGCTACCTGCCGCCGCGGCGGTGATAAACTTTGTCGCCTTGACGTCGGCAATGTCGTCGGCGAACAGCGGCGTTTATTCCAGTACCCGCATGCTGTACGGCCTGTCGGTGGAAAAACATGCGCACTGGCAGTTCCGTATACTATCGCGTAATACCCGCATTCCGGTACGTAGCCTGCTGTTCTCCTGCTTCTGCATGCTAAGCGGTACGTTACTGCTGTTCCTGGTGCCAAACGTGATGACGTTGTTCACCATCGTTTCAACGCTGGCGGCGATCATGGTGGTTTTCAGCTGGGGTATGATCCTCGTGGCGTACCTGGTGTATCGCCATAAACGCCCGGACCTGCACGCGCGGTCGAAATTCAAAATGCCGGCGGGAGTGGTGATGTGCTGGCTGAGCCTGCTATTTTTCGCCTTCTCAATCTTCATTATGATTTTCGACCCGGATACGCTGCTGGCGCTGATGGCCTCGCCGCTGTGGTTTGTTGCGCTATGGTGCTTCTGGAAAGTGAAACAGAAGCGCGAAGGGCAACTGGCATTGGATAACGCCAGCGCCTGA
- the astE gene encoding succinylglutamate desuccinylase, with protein sequence MEQNVNDLLHCKLQTWTFPPTIEASWLGDGILQLLPKTSWRQATVLSAGVHGNETAPIEMLLQILQGLSLGEQPLTHALLVVFGNLPAIRAGRRYLHNDLNRLFGGRHLAAMPGNESRRAFELEMAVQAFFRSADVHGKVPRTHLDLHTAIRGSKYRQFALLPAHDGDYSADFYQLLQASGMDAIVRHTEPGGTFTHFTSEKFGAQSATLELGKVMPFGENDLRLFAATELAIGALIADGIMPPRSKAPVEYFVVQQSIIKSENGFTLNLDPKIENFTALPAGYEIARQAQKTWVVNADAPYILFPNAGVAAGQRAGLLLTATAPSLSMPA encoded by the coding sequence ATGGAACAAAACGTCAACGATTTACTGCATTGTAAACTGCAGACATGGACCTTTCCGCCGACTATCGAAGCCAGTTGGTTAGGCGATGGCATTCTGCAACTGCTGCCAAAAACGTCATGGCGACAGGCGACGGTGCTTTCTGCCGGGGTGCACGGTAACGAAACCGCGCCGATTGAAATGTTGCTGCAGATCCTGCAGGGATTAAGCCTGGGCGAGCAGCCGCTGACCCACGCGCTGCTGGTGGTGTTCGGCAATCTGCCCGCCATTCGCGCCGGCCGTCGCTATCTGCATAACGATCTCAACCGGCTGTTTGGCGGCCGCCATCTGGCGGCGATGCCGGGTAACGAGTCGCGTCGCGCTTTTGAACTGGAGATGGCCGTACAGGCCTTCTTCCGTAGCGCCGATGTTCACGGCAAGGTGCCGCGCACGCATCTCGATCTGCATACCGCCATTCGCGGGTCAAAATATCGGCAGTTCGCGCTGCTCCCCGCTCATGATGGCGACTACAGCGCGGATTTTTATCAGCTGTTGCAGGCCAGCGGTATGGACGCCATCGTGCGCCATACCGAACCGGGCGGCACCTTTACCCACTTCACCAGCGAGAAGTTCGGCGCGCAAAGCGCCACGCTGGAACTGGGGAAAGTGATGCCATTCGGTGAAAATGATTTGCGCTTGTTTGCCGCCACCGAACTGGCGATCGGCGCGCTGATCGCCGACGGCATCATGCCGCCGCGGAGCAAAGCGCCGGTCGAATACTTTGTGGTGCAGCAGAGCATCATCAAGAGCGAGAACGGTTTTACCCTTAATCTCGACCCGAAAATTGAAAACTTTACCGCGCTGCCGGCAGGCTATGAAATCGCCCGTCAGGCACAGAAAACCTGGGTGGTCAATGCTGACGCCCCCTACATCCTGTTTCCGAATGCGGGCGTCGCCGCCGGTCAACGCGCCGGGCTGTTGCTGACCGCTACCGCGCCAAGCCTTTCCATGCCTGCTTGA
- the astB gene encoding N-succinylarginine dihydrolase has translation MSGFEANFDGLVGPTHHYAGLSVGNEASQNNRDGLSNPKKAALQGLYKMKTLADRGFVQGILPPQPRPNMTMLRSIGFQGSDEQVIQRAAKEAPQLLSAFSSASSMWTANAATVSPSADSADGKVHFTVANLNNKLHRMQEAPITSAILRATFADERYFAHHAALPQHGDLGDEGAANHNRFCGDYDRQGVQFFVYGKRASGGIAPAKYPARQTLEASEAVARLHQLDPQYTVFAQQNPQAIDHGVFHNDVIAVSNRHVLFHHQHAFLQQREVLATLKEINARLNIPFTSVEVPDEQVSLDDAVASYLFNSQLLSKADGKMLIVVPEECRQRENVWRYLSALAADSASPIDEVAAFDLRESMRNGGGPACLRLRVVLNDAERAAVNAHSLMNDERYRQLTAWVEKHYRDRLHASDLADPQLLREVYQALDELTQILHLGAIYDFQR, from the coding sequence ATGTCTGGATTTGAAGCGAATTTTGACGGCCTGGTGGGGCCAACGCACCACTACGCCGGGTTGTCGGTAGGCAACGAAGCGTCACAAAACAACCGCGACGGTTTATCTAACCCGAAGAAGGCGGCGCTGCAGGGACTTTATAAGATGAAGACCCTGGCCGATCGTGGCTTTGTTCAGGGCATTCTGCCGCCGCAGCCGCGGCCAAATATGACGATGCTGCGCAGTATTGGTTTTCAGGGCAGCGACGAGCAGGTGATCCAGCGTGCGGCTAAAGAGGCCCCGCAGCTATTGTCGGCCTTTAGCTCCGCTTCCTCAATGTGGACCGCCAACGCCGCCACCGTGTCGCCGTCGGCCGATAGCGCTGATGGAAAAGTGCATTTTACGGTGGCGAACCTCAACAATAAGCTGCACCGCATGCAGGAAGCGCCGATCACCTCGGCCATCCTCAGGGCCACCTTCGCCGATGAGCGTTACTTCGCGCATCACGCGGCGCTGCCGCAGCATGGCGATTTAGGTGATGAAGGGGCGGCGAACCATAACCGTTTCTGTGGGGATTATGATCGCCAGGGCGTGCAGTTTTTTGTCTACGGTAAGCGAGCCAGCGGCGGCATTGCGCCAGCTAAATACCCCGCACGCCAGACGCTGGAGGCCAGCGAAGCGGTGGCGCGTCTGCATCAGCTCGACCCGCAGTACACCGTATTCGCTCAGCAAAATCCGCAGGCTATCGACCATGGCGTATTCCACAATGATGTTATCGCCGTCAGCAACCGCCACGTGCTGTTTCATCATCAGCACGCCTTCCTGCAGCAGCGGGAGGTACTGGCGACGCTGAAGGAGATCAACGCCAGGCTGAATATTCCATTCACCAGCGTTGAAGTCCCTGACGAGCAGGTTAGCCTCGATGACGCGGTGGCCTCTTATCTGTTCAACAGCCAGTTACTGAGCAAAGCCGATGGCAAAATGCTGATCGTGGTGCCGGAAGAGTGCCGTCAGCGTGAAAACGTTTGGCGTTATCTCTCCGCTCTTGCCGCCGATAGCGCATCGCCTATCGATGAAGTGGCGGCATTCGATCTACGTGAAAGCATGCGCAACGGCGGCGGCCCGGCCTGTTTACGTCTGCGGGTTGTGCTTAACGATGCCGAGCGCGCGGCGGTCAACGCTCACAGCCTGATGAATGACGAACGCTACCGGCAGCTGACCGCGTGGGTTGAAAAGCATTATCGCGATCGCCTGCATGCCAGCGACCTCGCCGACCCGCAGCTGCTGCGCGAGGTTTATCAGGCGCTGGATGAGCTGACGCAGATTTTACATCTGGGCGCGATTTATGACTTCCAGCGATAA
- the astD gene encoding succinylglutamate-semialdehyde dehydrogenase, which translates to MAVNAQFIAGKWQQGAGAPLTKLAPEDQSILWQASSAGAADVQAACTAAREAFYGWSHRPLSERIAVVQRFAALLEENKEALATLISRETSKPLWETRTEVQAMIGKAGISIDAYAERTGYRESAMPDGKALLRHKPHGVMAVFGPYNFPGHLPNGHIIPALIAGNTVVFKPSELTPATAELTVQLWQQAGIPDGVLNLVQGAKDTGQALLENRDIDGVLFTGSAAAGFHFHRYLGGQPEKMLALEMGGNNSLIVADVVDRVAALNVIIQSAFISAGQRCTCARRLLVPRGQQGDALLEQLIAASRQIRAGKWDAEPQPFMGGVISQTAAQGMLAAQSKLEALGGKVLLRMSQPDPRSTVLTPGIIDVTGIAVPDEEYFGPLLTVIRYDQFDEAIAIANNTRYGLAVGLISADPALFDKLADEARAGIVNWNKPLTGASSKAPFGGVGASGNHRASAWYAADYCAWPMASLVSETLTLPATTSPGLPF; encoded by the coding sequence ATGGCGGTAAACGCACAGTTTATAGCAGGTAAGTGGCAGCAGGGCGCAGGCGCGCCGTTAACCAAGCTGGCGCCGGAAGACCAGTCTATTTTATGGCAGGCGAGCAGCGCCGGCGCGGCCGACGTGCAGGCCGCCTGTACTGCCGCGCGCGAGGCGTTTTATGGCTGGTCGCATCGCCCATTAAGCGAACGCATTGCCGTGGTTCAGCGTTTCGCGGCGCTGCTGGAAGAGAATAAAGAGGCGCTGGCGACGTTAATTTCCCGTGAAACCAGCAAGCCGCTGTGGGAAACCCGCACCGAAGTACAAGCGATGATCGGCAAAGCCGGGATTTCCATTGATGCCTACGCCGAACGTACCGGTTATCGCGAGTCCGCTATGCCGGACGGCAAAGCGCTGCTGCGCCATAAGCCGCACGGCGTGATGGCGGTGTTTGGCCCTTACAACTTCCCGGGGCATCTGCCGAATGGCCATATTATCCCGGCGCTGATCGCCGGTAACACCGTGGTATTTAAACCGAGCGAATTGACGCCCGCGACCGCGGAACTCACCGTTCAGCTATGGCAGCAGGCCGGGATTCCGGATGGGGTGCTAAACCTGGTGCAGGGGGCGAAAGATACCGGCCAGGCGCTGCTGGAAAACCGCGATATCGACGGGGTGCTGTTTACCGGGAGTGCCGCCGCTGGCTTCCATTTCCACCGCTACCTCGGCGGCCAGCCGGAGAAAATGTTGGCGCTGGAGATGGGCGGCAATAACTCGCTGATCGTGGCCGACGTTGTCGATAGAGTTGCGGCGCTGAACGTGATTATTCAATCGGCCTTTATCTCCGCCGGGCAGCGCTGCACCTGCGCGCGTCGTTTACTGGTCCCGCGCGGCCAACAGGGCGATGCGCTACTTGAACAACTGATTGCTGCCAGCCGGCAGATCCGCGCCGGTAAATGGGACGCCGAACCGCAGCCGTTTATGGGCGGGGTAATTTCGCAAACCGCCGCGCAGGGCATGCTGGCGGCGCAATCGAAGCTGGAAGCACTAGGCGGCAAAGTGCTGCTGCGCATGAGCCAGCCTGATCCGCGCTCAACCGTGCTGACGCCGGGAATTATCGATGTTACCGGGATCGCGGTGCCGGATGAAGAGTACTTCGGCCCGCTGCTGACCGTGATTCGTTATGACCAGTTCGATGAGGCGATCGCGATCGCCAATAACACCCGCTACGGTCTGGCGGTGGGGCTGATTTCAGCCGACCCGGCGCTGTTCGACAAGCTGGCCGATGAAGCGCGCGCCGGGATTGTTAACTGGAACAAACCGCTCACCGGAGCCTCCAGCAAAGCGCCATTCGGCGGTGTCGGCGCCTCCGGCAACCATCGCGCTTCGGCGTGGTATGCCGCCGATTATTGCGCCTGGCCGATGGCTTCTCTGGTCAGCGAAACGCTGACGCTTCCGGCGACGACGTCGCCAGGTCTGCCATTCTGA
- the astA gene encoding arginine N-succinyltransferase yields the protein MLFRPVRENDLDDIVRLASRAGVGMTSLPNDAVRLAARIKRSVETFAGKLTRGEQGFLFVLEDTELSRVVGVSAIEVAVGLDEPFYNFRIQKTVRASKELGVYKHQELLNLSYDHTGHSELCTLFLDPEYQKNRNGLLLSKARFVFIAAFREWFSPHLFAELRGRSDEQGNSPFWDALGHHFFDIPFADADRLTGTGMKTFIAELMPAYPIYISLLPDDAREVIGQVHANTAPARAILEKEGFSWRGSVDIFDAGPVLEAETDNIRAIRESYSLPALQLMTPQATPTIVANGQFDNFRAVLIAQETPGALDQQALDALQVNATDRVHAVTLNPEENRSWR from the coding sequence ATGTTATTTCGTCCCGTACGGGAAAACGACCTCGATGATATTGTCCGCCTGGCCTCCCGGGCGGGCGTGGGAATGACTTCGCTGCCGAATGATGCCGTGCGCCTCGCCGCACGGATCAAACGCAGCGTGGAGACCTTTGCCGGCAAGCTGACGCGCGGCGAACAGGGGTTTCTGTTTGTTCTGGAAGATACCGAACTGAGCCGGGTTGTCGGCGTCAGCGCCATTGAGGTCGCGGTGGGGCTCGACGAACCGTTCTACAATTTTCGTATTCAGAAGACGGTACGGGCATCCAAAGAGCTTGGGGTTTACAAGCATCAGGAATTGCTCAATTTAAGCTACGACCATACCGGCCACAGCGAACTCTGTACCCTGTTTCTTGACCCGGAGTACCAGAAGAACCGCAACGGCCTGTTGCTCTCCAAAGCGCGGTTTGTCTTTATTGCCGCGTTCCGCGAGTGGTTTTCACCGCATCTGTTCGCCGAGCTGCGCGGGCGCAGCGACGAGCAGGGGAATTCGCCGTTCTGGGATGCGTTGGGGCACCACTTTTTCGACATTCCTTTCGCCGATGCCGACCGCCTCACCGGTACAGGAATGAAAACCTTTATCGCCGAACTGATGCCGGCCTACCCGATTTACATCTCGCTGCTGCCGGATGATGCCCGCGAGGTGATAGGCCAGGTTCATGCTAACACCGCGCCGGCGCGGGCTATTCTCGAAAAAGAGGGGTTTAGCTGGCGCGGGTCCGTCGACATCTTCGATGCCGGCCCGGTACTGGAAGCTGAAACCGATAATATTCGTGCTATCAGAGAGAGCTATTCGCTGCCGGCGCTGCAACTCATGACGCCGCAGGCGACGCCAACCATCGTCGCCAACGGACAGTTTGATAATTTCCGCGCGGTCCTCATCGCGCAAGAGACGCCGGGAGCACTCGATCAGCAGGCGCTGGACGCCCTGCAGGTCAATGCCACCGACCGGGTTCACGCGGTGACACTCAATCCAGAGGAAAACAGATCATGGCGGTAA
- a CDS encoding bifunctional succinylornithine transaminase/acetylornithine transaminase — translation MSGSITREDFDAYMVPCFAPAPFIPVKAAGSRVWDQQGKEYIDVAGGIAVNALGHANPALANALKAQLDKLWHIGNGYTNEPVLQLAKTLVESTFADKIFFCNSGAEANEAALKLARKYAHDKFGADKSEIIAFKNSFHGRTLFTVTVGGQPKYSSDYAPLPQDITHLPYNDIDAVKAAFSSRTCAVIVEPIIGEGGVMPADPQFLQVLRELCDKHEATLIFDEVQTGAGRTGQLYAYQHYNVVPDILTSAKGLGGGFPIGAMLAKEAWAQVFQPGTHGTTFGGNPLAATVANSVLAQMDSALLAGVGERHTLIVDKLNALNAKYDVFSAVRGMGLLIGAELASHLRGKAKALTNLAAEEGLIALIAGPDVLRFAPALNIPLADIDEAFVRLERAVARLTS, via the coding sequence ATGTCAGGCAGTATCACTCGCGAAGATTTTGATGCTTATATGGTTCCGTGTTTCGCTCCCGCGCCGTTTATCCCGGTGAAAGCGGCGGGCTCCCGCGTCTGGGACCAGCAGGGTAAAGAGTACATTGACGTGGCTGGCGGCATTGCGGTTAACGCGCTGGGTCATGCGAATCCGGCGCTGGCTAACGCGCTGAAAGCGCAGCTGGATAAGCTGTGGCACATCGGCAACGGCTATACCAACGAACCGGTACTGCAGCTGGCGAAAACCCTGGTGGAGTCGACCTTCGCCGATAAAATTTTCTTCTGTAACTCCGGTGCTGAAGCCAACGAAGCCGCGCTGAAGCTGGCGCGCAAGTATGCGCACGACAAATTCGGCGCTGACAAGAGCGAAATTATCGCCTTCAAAAACTCTTTCCATGGCCGCACTCTGTTTACCGTAACCGTAGGGGGGCAGCCGAAATACTCCAGCGACTATGCGCCGTTACCGCAGGACATCACCCATCTGCCGTATAACGATATCGACGCGGTGAAAGCGGCGTTCTCTTCCCGCACCTGCGCGGTCATCGTCGAGCCGATTATCGGCGAGGGCGGCGTCATGCCGGCGGATCCGCAATTCCTGCAGGTGCTGCGCGAGCTGTGCGATAAGCATGAAGCAACGCTGATTTTTGATGAAGTGCAGACCGGCGCCGGGCGTACCGGCCAACTGTATGCTTACCAGCATTACAACGTGGTTCCGGATATTCTCACCAGCGCGAAAGGGCTGGGCGGCGGCTTCCCAATTGGCGCGATGCTGGCGAAAGAGGCCTGGGCGCAGGTGTTCCAGCCGGGTACTCACGGCACGACTTTCGGCGGCAACCCGCTGGCGGCGACCGTCGCTAATAGCGTGCTGGCGCAAATGGATAGCGCGCTGCTGGCGGGCGTGGGCGAACGCCATACCCTTATCGTCGATAAACTCAATGCGCTGAACGCCAAATATGATGTCTTTAGCGCCGTGCGCGGAATGGGGCTGCTGATTGGCGCCGAACTGGCAAGCCATCTGCGCGGCAAAGCTAAAGCGCTGACCAATCTGGCGGCGGAAGAGGGACTGATCGCGCTGATAGCCGGGCCGGACGTACTGCGTTTCGCCCCGGCGCTCAATATTCCACTGGCGGATATTGATGAAGCCTTTGTGCGCCTTGAGCGCGCCGTCGCCCGCTTAACCAGCTAA
- a CDS encoding Glu/Leu/Phe/Val family dehydrogenase, giving the protein MEKLSYASESSTSPWTTYLRQIDRVAPYLGDLAYWVETLRHPKRALIVDIPVQMDDGTIRHFEGYRVQHNLSRGPGKGGVRYHPDVDLNEVMALSAWMTIKCAAVNIPYGGAKGGIRVDPFSLSEGELERLTRRYTSEIGIIIGPQKDIPAPDVGTNGKVMAWMMDTYSMNHGTTITGVVTGKPIHLGGSLGREKATGRGVFVTGREVARRNGIEIEGAKVALQGFGNVGSEAARLFADVGARIVVIQDHTATLFNEGGIDMQALTAWQAENKKIAGFPGAREIAKEDFWTTEMDILIPAALEGQITRERAEKISCKLILEGANGPTYPDADDVLADRGVIVVPDVICNAGGVTVSYFEWVQDMASFFWSEEEINAKMDRIMTDAIVHVCDKAAEKACSLRTAAYIVACERILLARKDRGIYPG; this is encoded by the coding sequence ATGGAAAAGTTATCTTACGCATCTGAAAGTAGTACATCTCCATGGACCACTTACCTGCGCCAGATCGACCGCGTCGCGCCGTATCTGGGCGACCTCGCCTACTGGGTGGAAACTCTGCGTCACCCGAAACGCGCGCTGATCGTTGATATTCCAGTGCAGATGGATGATGGCACCATCCGCCATTTCGAAGGCTATCGCGTACAGCACAATCTATCGCGTGGACCGGGTAAAGGTGGTGTTCGCTACCATCCGGATGTCGATCTTAACGAGGTAATGGCGCTTTCTGCCTGGATGACCATTAAGTGCGCCGCGGTCAATATTCCTTACGGCGGAGCCAAAGGCGGCATCCGCGTCGACCCGTTCTCACTGTCTGAAGGCGAGCTGGAACGTCTGACTCGTCGCTATACCAGCGAAATCGGCATTATCATTGGGCCACAGAAAGATATCCCGGCGCCGGACGTTGGCACCAACGGTAAAGTGATGGCGTGGATGATGGACACCTACTCCATGAACCACGGCACCACTATCACCGGCGTGGTTACCGGTAAGCCGATTCATCTCGGCGGTTCGCTGGGCCGTGAAAAAGCCACCGGCCGCGGCGTCTTCGTCACCGGTCGTGAAGTGGCCCGTCGCAACGGGATCGAAATCGAAGGCGCGAAAGTCGCGCTGCAAGGTTTTGGTAACGTCGGCAGCGAAGCCGCTCGTCTGTTTGCAGACGTTGGCGCGCGTATTGTCGTTATCCAGGACCACACCGCGACCCTGTTCAACGAAGGCGGCATCGACATGCAGGCGCTGACCGCATGGCAGGCCGAGAACAAGAAGATTGCCGGTTTCCCGGGCGCGCGTGAAATCGCCAAAGAAGATTTCTGGACCACCGAGATGGATATCCTGATCCCGGCGGCGCTGGAAGGCCAAATCACCCGTGAACGCGCGGAAAAAATCAGCTGTAAGCTGATCCTCGAAGGCGCCAACGGCCCGACCTATCCGGACGCCGACGACGTGCTGGCCGACCGTGGGGTGATCGTGGTTCCGGACGTTATCTGTAACGCCGGCGGCGTGACCGTAAGCTACTTCGAATGGGTGCAGGACATGGCGAGCTTCTTCTGGAGCGAAGAAGAGATCAACGCCAAGATGGACCGCATCATGACCGATGCTATTGTTCACGTCTGCGATAAAGCCGCCGAGAAAGCGTGTTCTCTGCGTACCGCGGCCTACATCGTCGCCTGTGAGCGTATCCTGCTGGCGCGTAAAGATCGCGGCATTTACCCGGGCTAA